The sequence ACGCCATCCGGGCAACCTGGCCGAGGCGTCCCTGTACGTCTGCGGGATCACGCCCTACGACGCGACCCACCTCGGCCACGCGAACACCTACGTGACGTTCGACCTGCTCAACCGCTACTGGCGCGCCTGTGGCCTGCCGGTCACCTACGTGCAGAACGTCACCGACGTTGACGATCCGCTGCTGGAACGGGCCACCGCCACCGGTGTGGACTGGCGGGACCTGGCCGCAGACCAGACCGAGCTGTTCCGCTCGGACATGGAGGCCCTCAACGTCCTGGCGCCGGACCACTATGTCGGCGCCACCGAGACCGTGGACTGGGTAGTCCAGTCCGTCGAGGCCCTCGTGGACAACGGCACCGCCTACTCCGTTCCAGGCGTGGACGGCGGACCCGACGGCGACATCTACTTCTCGATCGACGCCGCCGAGGAGGCCACGGACTGGACCCTCGGCAGCATCGGCCGACTCGGATCCGAGGAGATGTCCACGGTCTTCCCGGACCGCGGGGGTGACCCGGAGCGGCCGGGCAAACGCCACCCGCTGGATCCATTGCTGTGGCGGGTGGCCCGCCCCGGCGAACCGACGTGGGACGGCCGCTCCCTGGGCGTCGGCCGGCCGGGTTGGCACATCGAGTGCTCTGCCATTGCCCGGCGTCTGCTTCCGGCTCCCTTCACCGTCCAGGGCGGGGGCTCGGACCTGCGCTTCCCGCACCACGAGTTCAGTGCGGCCCACGCCACGGCCGCCGACGGGCAGCCCCTGGCCGGTACGTTCGTCCATGCCGGGATGGTCGGCTACGAGGGCGAGAAGATGTCCAAGTCCCTGGGCAACCTCGTCCTGGTCTCCCGATTGCGCCAGCAGGGTGTGGAGGCGGTGGCCATCCGGGCCGCGCTGCTCGCCAACCACTACCGTGCCGATTGGGAGTGGACCCCAGAGCTGTTGCGGCAGTCGATGGACCGAGTTGCCCGGTGGCGCCAGGCCCTCGGCCTCGAGACGGCCGAGGACGGTTCCGCCGTGCTGGCCGCCGCCCACCGCGCGCTGTCCCACGACCTGGATGCTCCGGCCGCGCTGGCCGAGCTGGACCGCTGGGCCGAACGGGCCATGGCTCGAGATACCGTGGATCCGGCCACCGTGGCGCACTCCTCGGACCTCTCGGCCCCAGATGTCCGGACAGTGGCCAGCGGCCTCCTCGGCTTGATGCTCTGAGCCGGCCCGACCCTCTGAACCGGCCGACGCCCTGAATCA comes from Citricoccus muralis and encodes:
- the mshC gene encoding cysteine--1-D-myo-inosityl 2-amino-2-deoxy-alpha-D-glucopyranoside ligase, producing the protein MESWNTPLPARLPVQPDRLKIHDTSSQAERHPGNLAEASLYVCGITPYDATHLGHANTYVTFDLLNRYWRACGLPVTYVQNVTDVDDPLLERATATGVDWRDLAADQTELFRSDMEALNVLAPDHYVGATETVDWVVQSVEALVDNGTAYSVPGVDGGPDGDIYFSIDAAEEATDWTLGSIGRLGSEEMSTVFPDRGGDPERPGKRHPLDPLLWRVARPGEPTWDGRSLGVGRPGWHIECSAIARRLLPAPFTVQGGGSDLRFPHHEFSAAHATAADGQPLAGTFVHAGMVGYEGEKMSKSLGNLVLVSRLRQQGVEAVAIRAALLANHYRADWEWTPELLRQSMDRVARWRQALGLETAEDGSAVLAAAHRALSHDLDAPAALAELDRWAERAMARDTVDPATVAHSSDLSAPDVRTVASGLLGLML